One window from the genome of Candidatus Binataceae bacterium encodes:
- a CDS encoding acyl-CoA dehydrogenase has protein sequence MEFGLSEEHQMLKDLVARFVRDDLLPLEPAVLVREANGEGAKLTDEEREPLDARSRELGLWGLDAPADVGGSDLPSTAMIGVEEEIGRTVTPYVLPPDSPNLRMLSATVNEDQRKRYLAPYVSGRTISAIGISEPGAGADPAAMTTRAVRQGDEWIINGRKIWVSRAAEADFTILMAVTDRVEGSRGGISAFLVDKGTPGFNVVRRIPMIGGAFTYEIALEDCRVPHANLLGKQGQGFAPMQLRLSTRRVQMASWCIGLSQRSLEMMLEYAPQRRTFGAPLSERQAIQWWIADAATKIHACRLMTYDAAWKIDQGRDVRSEISMIKVFGTEMAWEIIDHAMQTFGAMGMTKELPLQLMAGMVRNMRIYDGPTEVHRWVVARNLLRR, from the coding sequence ATGGAATTCGGGCTGAGTGAAGAACATCAGATGCTCAAGGATCTCGTTGCGCGCTTCGTGCGCGACGATCTGCTGCCGCTCGAGCCGGCAGTGCTCGTCCGCGAGGCGAACGGCGAAGGCGCCAAGCTGACGGACGAAGAGCGCGAACCGCTCGACGCCCGGTCGCGTGAGCTCGGGCTCTGGGGGCTCGATGCTCCCGCTGATGTCGGCGGATCCGATCTCCCTTCGACCGCGATGATCGGTGTCGAAGAAGAAATCGGCCGCACCGTGACGCCGTACGTGTTGCCGCCCGATTCGCCGAACCTGCGAATGCTGAGCGCGACCGTCAACGAGGATCAGCGCAAGCGCTATCTCGCGCCTTACGTCAGCGGCAGGACGATCTCGGCGATCGGAATCTCGGAGCCCGGCGCAGGCGCCGATCCCGCCGCGATGACGACGCGAGCGGTGAGGCAGGGCGACGAGTGGATCATCAACGGCCGCAAAATCTGGGTCAGCCGCGCAGCCGAAGCCGACTTTACGATCCTGATGGCGGTGACGGATCGCGTCGAAGGCTCACGCGGCGGAATCTCCGCGTTCCTTGTCGATAAGGGCACGCCGGGATTCAACGTGGTGCGGCGGATCCCGATGATTGGCGGCGCCTTCACCTACGAGATCGCGCTCGAGGATTGCCGCGTGCCGCATGCGAACCTGCTTGGCAAGCAGGGGCAGGGCTTCGCGCCGATGCAGCTGCGGCTATCGACGCGGCGCGTGCAGATGGCCTCGTGGTGCATTGGGCTTTCGCAGCGCTCGCTCGAAATGATGCTCGAGTACGCGCCGCAGCGCCGCACCTTCGGCGCGCCACTCTCGGAGCGCCAGGCGATCCAGTGGTGGATAGCAGACGCCGCGACGAAGATTCACGCTTGCCGGCTGATGACCTACGACGCCGCATGGAAGATCGATCAGGGCCGCGACGTGCGCAGCGAAATCTCGATGATCAAAGTCTTTGGCACCGAGATGGCGTGGGAAATCATCGATCATGCGATGCAGACCTTCGGTGCGATGGGCATGACCAAGGAACTGCCGCTGCAACTGATGGCGGGGATGGTGCGCAACATGCGGATCTATGACGGCCCGACCGAGGTTCATCGTTGGGTCGTGGCGCGCAACCTGCTGCGCCGCTGA
- a CDS encoding MFS transporter, translated as MDSAAPTNSSAPRRTITSNEAAHTLLASFLGWMLDAFDFFILVFVLPSVAKDFHRSIPDLAFTITATLAMRPVGALIFGWVADRYGRRIPLMVDVIFYSIVEVLSGLAPSYGWFLFLRALYGIGMGGEWGVGASLAMEAVSPRMRGFFSGLLQEGYAAGYLLAAAAFNFVFPHFGWRAMFFLGGAPALLTIYIRTKVPESEAWERTRPDMQQIKSAIGSNLKLFLYMIVLMTMMNLVSHGTQDIYPTFLKIQRGLDTHGIAKMAIIYNIGAIIGGLVFGYLSDRIGRKRAMMTAVIGGALIVPFWIFPKSLAMLTLGAFIMQFMVQGAWGVIPAHLTEMSPPEVRGLFSGLAYQMGVLLAANAAFVEALLAERIGYSVALALVGATVMIGAAVVVSFGSERPGRDLHLAAADD; from the coding sequence ATGGACTCCGCCGCGCCGACCAACTCATCCGCGCCAAGGCGCACAATCACCTCCAACGAAGCAGCGCATACGCTGCTGGCGAGCTTTCTCGGCTGGATGCTCGATGCGTTCGACTTTTTCATTCTCGTCTTCGTGCTGCCGAGCGTCGCAAAGGATTTTCACCGCTCGATTCCTGACCTCGCATTCACGATCACGGCGACGCTCGCGATGCGTCCGGTCGGGGCGCTGATCTTCGGTTGGGTCGCGGATCGCTACGGCCGCCGCATCCCGCTGATGGTCGACGTCATCTTCTATTCAATCGTCGAAGTGTTGAGCGGGCTCGCGCCGAGCTACGGATGGTTCCTGTTTCTGCGCGCGCTGTACGGCATCGGGATGGGCGGCGAATGGGGCGTTGGCGCATCGCTCGCGATGGAAGCGGTGTCGCCGCGGATGCGCGGATTCTTCTCGGGCCTTTTGCAGGAAGGCTACGCGGCGGGATACCTGCTCGCGGCGGCCGCGTTCAATTTCGTCTTTCCGCACTTCGGATGGCGGGCGATGTTTTTTCTGGGCGGCGCTCCGGCGCTGCTGACGATTTATATTCGCACCAAAGTGCCGGAGTCGGAGGCGTGGGAACGCACGCGCCCTGACATGCAGCAGATCAAGTCGGCGATCGGCTCCAATCTGAAGCTTTTCCTTTACATGATCGTGCTGATGACGATGATGAACCTCGTCTCGCACGGCACCCAGGACATCTACCCGACGTTTCTCAAAATTCAGCGCGGACTCGACACGCATGGCATCGCGAAGATGGCGATCATTTACAACATCGGCGCGATTATCGGCGGCCTCGTGTTCGGCTACCTGTCAGATCGAATCGGACGCAAGCGCGCAATGATGACGGCCGTCATCGGCGGCGCGCTGATCGTGCCGTTCTGGATTTTCCCCAAGTCGCTCGCGATGCTGACGCTCGGCGCCTTCATTATGCAGTTCATGGTGCAGGGCGCATGGGGCGTAATTCCGGCGCATCTGACGGAGATGTCGCCCCCGGAGGTGCGCGGCCTCTTCTCGGGCCTCGCCTACCAGATGGGCGTGCTGCTCGCCGCCAACGCCGCGTTCGTCGAGGCGCTGCTCGCGGAGCGCATCGGCTACTCAGTCGCGCTTGCGCTTGTCGGCGCCACGGTCATGATCGGCGCCGCAGTGGTCGTATCATTCGGCAGTGAGCGGCCCGGCCGCGATCTTCACCTCGCAGCCGCCGACGACTGA
- a CDS encoding right-handed parallel beta-helix repeat-containing protein, with amino-acid sequence MSAVLMFALAGIASATDYEVNTVSDTTSSGHCTLRDAINASQGNPSPGASCATRGGDNNTIKFSPSVAGQTIVLTSELPRLVNGTLTIEGPTPNGINVSASSIPADMLEAVSLTLPARFKGLTLSNIGFSGGPANALFALSVDPLHVTISNCSFTNFGGSVIAGTNTVIAITNSTFTGNGNLNSAVVDSRSLTIGPPGPPISQTTIDQGNFVNNKGVAVNENGSALTIKNSTFTGNKVAVQGGAIGATTITDSLFGNNQQVAFNHSRGAGQVSNCTFSGNGNAIFNFGTVTTNIVGSTFTANSGPAIVNDGSSGGDAEVTILNSTFSGNGLSASNGGAFSNTNGIVDAAFSTFANNGAHTFYTYNNQAQFTATILRGNIVSGGVSCYVPFPPSRYNDQGYNIYSDASCPMGPGSVSNTDPGLDPTGLGNHGGPTLTIALSASSAAAEFVPANQCLAQTSTPIPIRVTTDQRGYGRPAPIHPKSCSAGAFEYGAVAPPPGSSGGIFPLLLLGKKILF; translated from the coding sequence ATGTCGGCAGTCTTGATGTTCGCTCTCGCTGGCATTGCGTCGGCGACGGACTACGAAGTCAATACGGTCTCGGATACGACGAGTAGCGGGCACTGCACCCTGCGCGACGCGATCAATGCGTCGCAAGGCAACCCCTCACCCGGAGCATCCTGTGCTACACGGGGCGGCGACAACAACACGATCAAATTCTCGCCGTCGGTCGCGGGTCAGACGATCGTGCTCACGAGCGAGCTGCCCAGACTTGTGAATGGCACGCTCACGATCGAAGGTCCGACTCCAAATGGCATCAACGTGAGTGCCAGCAGTATTCCGGCGGATATGCTCGAGGCTGTTTCGCTGACGCTCCCCGCACGGTTCAAAGGCTTGACGCTCAGCAACATTGGATTTTCTGGAGGCCCGGCAAACGCCCTGTTCGCGCTTTCCGTTGATCCCCTCCATGTAACGATCAGCAACTGCAGTTTTACCAACTTTGGCGGTTCGGTAATTGCGGGTACCAATACCGTCATTGCGATAACGAACTCGACATTCACTGGAAATGGCAATCTGAACTCCGCTGTTGTCGATTCGAGGTCTCTTACGATCGGGCCGCCGGGGCCGCCAATCTCGCAGACTACGATCGACCAGGGCAACTTCGTCAACAACAAAGGTGTCGCGGTGAATGAGAACGGGAGTGCGCTCACGATCAAGAACAGCACATTCACCGGCAATAAAGTGGCAGTTCAAGGCGGTGCTATCGGAGCCACGACGATCACTGACTCACTGTTCGGCAATAATCAGCAAGTCGCATTCAACCACAGTCGCGGCGCCGGGCAAGTGAGTAATTGTACGTTCTCCGGCAATGGTAATGCGATCTTTAATTTCGGAACAGTGACTACTAACATCGTTGGCAGCACCTTCACCGCTAACAGCGGTCCCGCGATCGTCAATGATGGAAGTTCCGGTGGCGACGCCGAGGTGACCATCCTTAACAGCACGTTTTCTGGAAACGGCCTGAGCGCTTCAAATGGTGGAGCATTCTCGAATACCAACGGGATCGTGGACGCTGCCTTCAGCACATTCGCGAATAATGGCGCGCATACATTTTATACTTACAATAACCAGGCACAGTTCACCGCCACGATCCTCCGCGGCAACATCGTATCCGGCGGGGTGAGTTGCTATGTCCCGTTTCCGCCCAGCCGCTACAACGATCAGGGCTATAATATCTATAGCGACGCGTCGTGTCCGATGGGGCCTGGCAGCGTTAGCAATACCGATCCCGGACTGGATCCGACCGGGCTTGGAAACCATGGCGGACCGACGCTCACGATCGCGCTCAGCGCCTCGAGCGCGGCGGCTGAGTTCGTACCCGCCAACCAATGCTTGGCGCAGACGTCCACTCCGATTCCGATTCGCGTAACCACTGATCAGCGCGGCTACGGCCGCCCCGCCCCGATTCATCCCAAATCCTGTTCGGCGGGCGCTTTCGAATACGGCGCCGTCGCGCCGCCGCCCGGCTCGAGCGGCGGCATTTTCCCGCTCCTGCTGCTCGGAAAGAAGATACTTTTCTAA
- a CDS encoding LLM class flavin-dependent oxidoreductase — translation MKFGIFYEISVPRPWGPETERTVYDNCLEQVALADELGFDQVWAVEHHFLEEYSHCSAPELFLTACAMRTKKMRVGHGIVVCVPEFNHPIKIAERTAVLDILSHGRLEVGTGRSATWTELGGFRANPDETKKTWDEFVHCLPKMWTQERFSYQGRSWSMPTRTIVPKPYQKPHPPMWVAVTSPGTEIDAAERGMGSLGLTFGGFAEQEEKVKRYRKIIKSCEPVGSFVNESVSTVNFLYCHEDDAEGVKVGKRMTGVFNYLAAQLLAAREAYPTKSYPSLGLLPSLRRDVSSPGDESGAPEGIAMGNPARITRELKKWEAVGVDRVNFLLNALETVPQEKVLASLRLFAKEVMPHFQSSDAASAAAGGR, via the coding sequence ATGAAATTTGGCATTTTCTATGAGATCTCAGTGCCGCGGCCGTGGGGACCGGAGACCGAGCGCACCGTCTATGACAACTGCCTCGAGCAGGTCGCATTGGCGGACGAGCTCGGCTTCGATCAAGTCTGGGCCGTCGAGCATCACTTTCTCGAAGAGTATTCGCACTGCTCCGCGCCCGAGCTGTTCCTGACCGCCTGCGCGATGCGCACCAAGAAGATGCGCGTCGGGCATGGAATCGTGGTCTGCGTGCCGGAGTTCAATCATCCGATCAAAATTGCAGAGCGCACCGCCGTGCTCGACATCCTGTCGCACGGCCGCCTCGAGGTCGGCACCGGACGCTCCGCGACCTGGACCGAGCTCGGAGGCTTCCGCGCCAATCCCGACGAGACCAAGAAAACCTGGGACGAGTTCGTGCACTGTCTGCCCAAGATGTGGACGCAGGAGCGCTTCTCCTACCAGGGCCGCTCGTGGTCGATGCCGACGCGCACCATCGTGCCGAAGCCCTATCAGAAGCCGCATCCGCCGATGTGGGTTGCGGTCACCAGCCCGGGCACCGAAATCGATGCTGCCGAGCGGGGGATGGGCAGCCTCGGCCTGACCTTCGGCGGATTCGCCGAGCAGGAAGAGAAGGTCAAGCGCTATCGCAAAATTATCAAGAGCTGCGAGCCGGTCGGCTCGTTCGTCAACGAATCGGTATCGACGGTTAACTTCCTGTATTGCCACGAGGACGATGCCGAAGGGGTGAAGGTCGGCAAGCGCATGACCGGCGTTTTCAACTATCTCGCCGCGCAGCTGCTCGCCGCGCGCGAGGCTTATCCGACCAAGTCGTATCCGTCGCTTGGATTGCTGCCCTCGCTGCGGCGCGACGTGTCGAGCCCCGGTGACGAGTCGGGCGCGCCCGAAGGAATCGCGATGGGCAACCCGGCGCGTATCACGCGCGAGCTCAAGAAGTGGGAGGCGGTCGGCGTCGATCGCGTTAACTTCCTGTTGAATGCGCTCGAGACCGTGCCGCAGGAAAAGGTGCTCGCGAGCCTGCGCCTGTTCGCCAAGGAAGTCATGCCGCACTTTCAGTCGAGCGATGCCGCCTCGGCGGCCGCGGGAGGTCGTTGA
- a CDS encoding acetoacetate decarboxylase family protein: MPPRFGSLDLNKWAKFASVIDGYKTDALTLKGAHILELHIEIDDDPADALIPKTMHPSIPAYAVFNFVSYPESPCGPFAVAEVRVAGRTGVRPRSFVLSSICNNEEAAKALASRWGYPTQVGDVKLDLRHDRIVGKASLGGKPVLECELLDRDAISGGDIQYIASMHLARNKQDDQLVLVQVDPEYAFSRAERGKPRVGLLDMDAFHVGACLRLANPISACYAVADVTLPKIRYICNPELPAMQGTTKVAA; encoded by the coding sequence ATGCCACCGCGGTTTGGATCGTTGGATTTGAATAAGTGGGCGAAGTTCGCCAGCGTGATCGACGGCTACAAGACTGACGCACTGACGCTCAAGGGCGCGCACATCCTCGAGCTGCATATCGAGATCGACGACGACCCGGCGGATGCGTTGATCCCCAAGACGATGCATCCGTCGATTCCGGCTTACGCGGTGTTCAACTTCGTATCGTATCCGGAGAGCCCCTGCGGTCCGTTCGCGGTCGCCGAGGTTCGCGTCGCTGGCCGCACCGGCGTGCGTCCGCGCAGCTTCGTGCTGTCGAGTATCTGCAACAACGAAGAAGCGGCGAAGGCGCTCGCGAGCCGCTGGGGATATCCGACGCAGGTCGGCGACGTCAAGCTCGATTTGCGTCACGATCGAATCGTCGGCAAGGCCAGTCTCGGTGGCAAGCCGGTGCTCGAATGTGAACTGCTCGATCGCGACGCGATCTCGGGCGGCGACATCCAGTACATCGCGAGCATGCATCTCGCACGCAATAAGCAGGACGACCAGCTCGTGCTGGTGCAGGTCGATCCTGAGTACGCTTTCAGCAGGGCCGAGCGCGGCAAGCCACGCGTGGGCCTGCTCGATATGGACGCGTTCCACGTCGGAGCGTGCCTAAGGCTCGCGAATCCGATCTCGGCGTGCTACGCGGTCGCCGACGTGACGCTGCCGAAGATCAGATACATCTGCAATCCGGAGCTGCCGGCGATGCAGGGCACGACCAAAGTCGCCGCCTAG
- a CDS encoding NADH-quinone oxidoreductase subunit I, which translates to MKRREEMTFWERLYLPEILKGLAITNYHFARNLMLHTAHMFGLAKSRRATTTVQYPEERKHYPDTYRGSHRLTLRPDSSVRCTACFLCATACPAQCIYIEAGEAPDPHVEKYPLRYEIDTLRCIYCGLCVEACPCDAIRMDTYVHPRIWGFDRKDFVETKETLMHRSHVLADKGREGNMDELQAWYKEQDAQVYNPLRPELKTYTERDRPSHMLEAPELTEMPAIDRHQARNGK; encoded by the coding sequence ATGAAACGACGTGAAGAAATGACCTTCTGGGAACGGCTCTACCTGCCGGAGATTCTCAAGGGTCTTGCGATCACCAACTACCACTTCGCCCGCAACCTCATGCTCCATACCGCGCATATGTTCGGCCTCGCCAAGAGCAGAAGGGCGACTACCACCGTCCAGTATCCCGAAGAGCGCAAGCATTATCCCGATACCTATCGCGGCAGCCATCGCCTGACCCTGCGCCCCGACAGCTCCGTGCGATGCACCGCGTGCTTTCTCTGCGCGACGGCGTGCCCCGCGCAGTGCATCTATATCGAAGCGGGCGAGGCGCCCGATCCGCACGTCGAGAAGTACCCGCTGCGCTACGAGATCGACACCCTGCGATGCATCTACTGCGGGCTCTGCGTCGAGGCCTGCCCCTGCGACGCGATCCGCATGGACACCTACGTGCATCCGCGCATCTGGGGATTCGATCGCAAGGACTTCGTCGAGACCAAGGAAACCCTCATGCATCGGTCGCACGTCCTCGCCGACAAAGGCCGCGAGGGCAACATGGACGAGCTCCAGGCCTGGTACAAGGAACAGGACGCGCAGGTTTACAATCCGCTTCGCCCCGAGCTCAAGACCTACACCGAGCGCGACCGCCCAAGCCATATGCTCGAAGCGCCGGAGCTGACCGAGATGCCCGCGATCGATCGCCACCAGGCGCGCAACGGAAAGTAA